Proteins found in one Lates calcarifer isolate ASB-BC8 linkage group LG8, TLL_Latcal_v3, whole genome shotgun sequence genomic segment:
- the LOC127142738 gene encoding small integral membrane protein 32: MLRQILLNSTDAPDFDLVLMAQSSTHAPSSLNASHGGSVSVAALLRPTTGRGGGGLREGELHKPDLITYIVMCLLLFLLVLLIVFFINCQLRNSFFASMPYDRSLREARTSYK, from the coding sequence ATGCTGAGGCAGATCCTCCTCAACTCCACCGACGCCCCGGACTTCGACCTGGTGCTCATGGCCCAGTCCTCCACGCACGCCCCCTCCTCCCTGAACGCCTCCCACGGCGGCTCGGTGAGCGTGGCCGCTCTCCTGAGACCCACCACGGGGCGAGGCGGAGGAGGGCTCCGGGAGGGCGAGCTCCACAAACCGGACCTGATCACCTACATAGTCATGTGCCTACTGCTCTTCCTGCTAGTGCTGCTCATTGTGTTCTTCATCAACTGCCAACTCCGGAACTCTTTCTTCGCTTCCATGCCATATGACAGGTCGCTGAGAGAGGCCCGGACCTCCTACAAGTAA